The nucleotide window tGGAAACCCTACCCAAGCTGCAGCAGCACGGGGTCAGAGGGCAGGTGGCCATTCTCCTGCCCCCTCCAGTGATTCTGCAAGAATGAGGCTGAGGTCGGTTGTCCTTGGGATGGCAGTGACTCTGCTCAGCTGGACGGGGGTGCCGCCTGGCTGTTCGGGGTGCCGAGGGCCTCCTCACACGCTCACCCTCTCCCTCCCGTGCACTCACACCCAGTCACTTGCAGACACACGCATGTTCCTTCCCAGAATTGTTCTGGAAAATCTCTGTGCAACCACAAGAGCCGGGTTGTGCAATGGGCTTGGAGAGCACTTTTGCAAACAGGTGGTGCAATTTCAGAAAACACTCTTGCAGACAGAGTTCTCCCGTGAGCCAGGATGGACGCAGGACCCAGACGTTCGGCAGTGGGCGGCTGTGGCCGGCCACAGAGTGGGGTCAGGCGCCCCCAAGGTGGCGGGTGAGCGCGCTGCCCTCCTGACTgggcctcctccttcctctccgcAGCCGCCCCCGGCACGGCTAGGCCAGCATGGTGGACCACTTGCTTCCAGTGGACGAGACCTTCTCGTCGCTGAAGTACCCCGTTGGTTACCTGGGTGACAGGCTGGCCGGCGGACGGGCATACCACATGCTGCCCTCGCCCCTCTCGGAGGACGACAGTGACGCCTCCAGCCTCTGTTCCTGTGCCAGCCCTGACTCGCAAGCCCTTTGCTCCTGCTACGGCGGCGGCCCCGGGGCCGAGGGCCAGGACAGCATCTTGGACTTCCTGCTGTCCCAGGCCACgctgggcggcggcggcggtggtggCAGCGCTGGGGCCAACGGCGGCCCCATGGCCTGGGGGACCTGGCGGAAAGCACCGGCACCTGTGAAGGGGGAGCATTTCTCCTTCCCCGAGTTTCCTGTGGGAGACCCCGATGACGTCCCGAGGCCCTTCCAGCCCACCCTGGAGGAGATCGAAGAGTTTCTGGAGGAGAACATGGAGCCAGGGGTGAAGGAGGCCCCAGAAAGCAACAGCAAGGACTTGGAGGCCCGCGGCCAGCTCTCCGCCGGGCCACACAGGAGCTACCTCCATCCTGGGGCCAGTGGGAGAGAGCGCTGTGCCCCCCCGCCGGGAGCCGGTGTGGGCGGCAGCCAGAGCGCGGGTGGGGGTCCCGCCCCCGACGGCCCCATCCCCGTGCTGCTGCAGATCCAGCCGGTGCAGGTGAAGCAGGAATCTGGCGCCGAGCCCGTCTCCCCCGGGCAGGCCGCTGAGAGCGTCAAGGTGGCCCAGCTCCTGGTCAACATCCAGGGGCAAACCTTCACGCTGGTGCCCCAGGCGGTGCCCTCCTCCAGCTTGAACCTGCCCTCCAAGTTCGTGCGCATCGCCCCTGTGCCCATCGCCGCCAAGCCCATTGGGTCGGGACCCCTGGGGCCCGGCTCCGCCGGCCTCCTCATGGGCCAGAAGTTCCCCAAGAACCCGGCGGCAGAACTCATCAAAATGCACAAGTGTACTTTCCCCGGCTGCAGCAAGATGTACACCAAAAGCAGCCACCTCAAGGCCCACCTGCGCCGGCACACGGGGGAGAAGCCCTTCGCCTGCACCTGGCCGGGCTGCGGCTGGAGGTCAGTATGGCGGCGGCAGGCCGGGCGTCTCCACACTCCCGGCTGTGCTGCCGAGGCCACACTCCCCACCCTTAGATAAGGCTGCttaggaaggggagagagaggtgggcaggggcagggccagaGCTGGCACACCGCCCAGAGGTTTTCTGGTGCCTCCAGATCCCTGGTCTGCAGTCTCACGGTGACCAGGTAAGGCTGCGCCCTTGCTGGAGGAAAGGGGCTGGGCCACACAGAAGGGCTCTCATGGTAGTGACGGGGCAGCTCAGAATAGTGCAGGGCGGCTGCAGCCGTGTGCACCGCTCCTCGTGCCTCGGGGTGCCCCCAAGGGTAAGTACCACCCTTACTCTCCTTTACGGCTGAGTAAGCAGAGGCACAGAgcagctaagtaacttgcccaagggcgCGCCACTTTGCAGAAGGGACTTGAAGCCAGGCATCAGATTAGAGAAGTCACAGCCCGACCAGAGGCGCCAGCTGTCTTTACAGCGTCCTGGGGCACCTAGGCTGTGCTCCGCACGGGGTACCTGACGGTGGGTTTGGGAAGCCAGAAAGGCCAAGGGAGAGCGAGGACCAGACTAGGGGTGCTGCACCGTGGGCGGGAGACTCCTTCCAGGCTCTCGACTCTGTGGCACCGTGGGGGGAACCGGCTCtccaaggggtgggggtgggggcggcacCGTGGGGGGAACCGGCTCtccaaggggtgggggtgggggcggcacCGTGGGGGGAACCGGCTCtccaaggggtgggggtgggggcggcacCATGGGGGGAACCAGCTCtccaaggggtgggggtgggggcttgcCCAGGGTTCCCCAGCCCATGGGAGGCCGAGCTGGGCGGCACCCTTGTGGCTCTCCCCCAGACCCCCGGGGGGCCCACCTTCTCGGAGGGCACGTCCACCTTTTCCTGAAGCTCAGGCAGCAGGTCGGGAGCCGACACGCTCAGGGGTGCCCCCGGCGGCTCTCCCCTGTTTAGGACACCCTCCCTGCAGGAAGCTGGCCTGCCCAGGAGGTGCGTGTGCTGCCAACACAGTCTGGGTCTTGACTGGTGCagcttccgtgtgtgtgtgtgtgtgtgtgtgcgcgtgtgtgtgcgtgtaacAACAGGCACGCTCTTCCGTGTGCAGAACCGGACCTCACGAGGGGCGTGTGGCTGTGTGTGCGGGCTCGTGTGTGCACCTTGCCGTCTCCACGTGGGTCTCTGCTGCGTGACCAAATGTGATGGTGCGTGTGCGCGTGGCACGTTTGTACCCTGGGCGTGTGTGTGCGTGGGTGCACACAGCACACGGGGGACAGTTTGCAGCTTTTGTTTCCTGCTGGGATCTCATCTGAGAGTTGGCCCCCTGGGCAGAGGTGCTGGCCGCAGAGTCCCGGCTGGCCAAGGCTGTGGCGTGGCTGGGAGCTGTGACCTGAGTGTTGGATGTGATGCTGGCGGCCCCTCGCCATGGAGTGCTGAGCTGGCCAGAGAAGGGGCTTTTCCAAAGGCGCCCACAGACCTGAGGGCTTCTTccaga belongs to Orcinus orca chromosome 10, mOrcOrc1.1, whole genome shotgun sequence and includes:
- the KLF15 gene encoding Krueppel-like factor 15 — protein: MVDHLLPVDETFSSLKYPVGYLGDRLAGGRAYHMLPSPLSEDDSDASSLCSCASPDSQALCSCYGGGPGAEGQDSILDFLLSQATLGGGGGGGSAGANGGPMAWGTWRKAPAPVKGEHFSFPEFPVGDPDDVPRPFQPTLEEIEEFLEENMEPGVKEAPESNSKDLEARGQLSAGPHRSYLHPGASGRERCAPPPGAGVGGSQSAGGGPAPDGPIPVLLQIQPVQVKQESGAEPVSPGQAAESVKVAQLLVNIQGQTFTLVPQAVPSSSLNLPSKFVRIAPVPIAAKPIGSGPLGPGSAGLLMGQKFPKNPAAELIKMHKCTFPGCSKMYTKSSHLKAHLRRHTGEKPFACTWPGCGWRFSRSDELSRHRRSHSGVKPYQCPVCEKKFARSDHLSKHVKVHRFPRSSRAPRP